A genomic window from Gossypium hirsutum isolate 1008001.06 chromosome D12, Gossypium_hirsutum_v2.1, whole genome shotgun sequence includes:
- the LOC107946962 gene encoding UPF0161 protein At3g09310: MAVVNSLNYQCPFIPLLTKPQNPNFNSLKFNPNQASRFCFPSRRCVLVNGTLLNSHRNTPEEDDEVDNLGVKAALSMLKFYKREISPVIPKSCRFVPSCSEYSMEAYKKYGVVKGTVLTAWRLCRCNPLGGSGFDPPRWFDEEKPTEE; encoded by the exons ATGGCGGTTGTTAACTCTCTTAACTACCAATGCCCCTTCATTCCCTTAttaactaaaccccaaaaccctaatttcaattCTCTCAAGTTTAACCCAAATCAAGCTTCCAGGTTTTGTTTTCCCAGCCGTCGCTGCGTTCTCGTTAATGGCACGCTCCTAAATTCTCACCGAAACACTCCCGAAGAAG ATGATGAAGTTGATAATTTAGGGGTTAAAGCTGCTTTATCCATGCTCAAATTCTACAAAA GGGAAATATCGCCTGTAATACCAAAGAGTTGCCGGTTTGTTCCCTCGTGTAGTGAGTACTCAATGGAAGCATACAAGAAATATGGGGTTGTAAAGGGCACAGTTTTGACAGCTTGGCGTCTTTGCCGTTGCAATCCGCTTg GTGGGTCAGGATTTGATCCTCCAAGGTGGTTTGATGAGGAAAAACCCACAGAAGAATGA
- the LOC107946958 gene encoding methylsterol monooxygenase 1-1, whose amino-acid sequence MLPFNTIEEAVTFLGRNLTMAETLWFNYSAKKSDYYLYCHNILFLFLIFSLVPLPLVFVEMMKSLEFHKYKIQPKVSLSFSEMFKCYKDVMRMFVLVVGPLQLVSYPSVKMIGIQTGLPLPSVWEILSQLTVYFMIEDYTNYWIHRFLHCKWGYENIHRVHHEYAAPIGFAAPYAHWLEILILGIPSFLGPAIAPGHMITFWLWIALRQIEAIETHSGYDFPWAPTRFIPFYGGADYHDYHHYVGEQSQSNFASVFTYCDYIYGTDKGYRYHKKVLRKLKEQSKPNGAQNGASYYVPTQDLKSE is encoded by the exons ATGTTGCCGTTTAATACAATCGAGGAGGCTGTTACATTCCTCGGACGCAACCTGACGATGGCAGAGACATTGTGGTTCAATTACTCGGCTAAAAAATCGGATTACTATCTTTACTGCCACAACATTCTGTTTTTGTTTCTGATATTCTCTTTGGTGCCTTTGCCGCTGGTTTTTGTGGAGATGATGAAATCTCTGGAATTCCATAAGTACAAGATTCAGCCCAAAGTTAGCTTGTCGTTCTCTGAGATGTTCAAGTGTTATAAAGATGTAATGCGGATGTTCGTTCTTGTCGTGGGTCCTTTACAGTTAGTGTCTTATCCTTCAGTCAAG ATGATTGGGATTCAAACAGGGTTGCCATTGCCATCAGTGTGGGAGATTTTGTCACAGTTGACGGTATATTTCATGATAGAAGATTATACCAATTATTGGATTCACAGATTCCTACATTGTAAATGGGGCTATGAGAACATTCACCGGGTTCACCATGAATACGCTGCTCCAATTGGGTTTGCTGCACCATATGCTCATTGGCTGGAAATTTTGATCCTTGGAATTCCATCTTTTCTTGGGCCTGCAATTGCTCCGGGACATATGATCACATTTTGGCTGTGGATAGCTTTACGGCAAATCGAAGCAATAGAGACGCACAGTGG ATATGATTTCCCCTGGGCACCCACAAGGTTTATCCCATTTTATGGTGGTGCTGATTACCATGATTACCATCATTATGTTGGAGAACAAAGCCAGAGCAACTTTGCTTCAGTTTTTACTTATTGTGATTATATCTATGGCACCGACAAG GGCTATCGATACCATAAGAAGGTCCTAAGGAAG TTGAAAGAGCAATCTAAACCTAATGGTGCTCAGAATGGGGCTTCATACTATGTTCCTACCCAAGATCTTAAATCAGAATAG
- the LOC107946966 gene encoding general transcription and DNA repair factor IIH subunit TFB5, producing the protein MVNATKGLFVSCDIPMAQFIVNLNASLPAAHKFIIHVLDSTHFFVQPDVAGMIRSAISEFRDQNSYEKPT; encoded by the exons ATGGTCAACGCCACTAAAGGGCTATTCGTTTCTTG TGACATTCCCATGGCACAGTTTATCGTGAATTTGAATGCATCGCTGCCAGCTGCACATAAGTTTATAATACATGTGCTGGATAGCACGCACTTTTTCGTGCAACCTGATGTCGCTGGAATGATACGAAGTGCCATATCTGAGTTCAGAGACCAGAATTCATACGAGAAGCCAACTTGA
- the LOC107946968 gene encoding ATP-dependent Clp protease proteolytic subunit-related protein 2, chloroplastic — MAISLNTNLHQPSLSCGTKVYSGLKLQSPCLFATGRPNLTADFYTRVNKSLQCGTRSCKATRSRVGMMPIGTPRVPYRVPGEGTWQWVDLWNALYRERVIFIGQHIDEEFSNQILATMLYLDSIDDNKRLYFYINGPGGDLTPSLAIYDTMKSLKSPVGTHCVGYAYNLAGFLLAAGEKGNRFAMPLSRVALQSPAGAARGQADDIRNEANELLRIRDYLFTELAKNTGQPVEKVNKDLSRMKRFNAQEALEYGLIDRIVRPPRIKADAPRKDAGTGLG; from the exons ATGGCAATCTCACTTAATACAAATCTTCATCAGCCGTCTCTGAG TTGTGGGACTAAGGTTTACTCTGGTTTGAAGCTTCAATCTCCCT GTTTATTTGCAACTGGGAGACCAAACTTGACTGCGGACTTCTATACCAGAGTTAATAAGAGTCTCCAATGCGG AACGCGAAGCTGCAAAGCAACAAGGTCACGAGTAGGGATGATGCCAATAGGAACTCCGAGAGTTCCCTATAGAGTTCCAGGTGAAGGAACTTGGCAATGGGTTGATTTATGGAATGCACTA TATCGAGAGCGCGTTATTTTCATTGGACAACATATAGATGAGGAATTTAGCAACCAAATATTGGCAACGATGTTATACCTTGATAGTATTGATGATAATAAAAGGCTTTACTTTTACATTAATGGCCCTGGCGGGGAT CTTACCCCAAGCTTGGCTATCTATGATACCATGAAAAGCTTGAAGAGTCCTGTCGGCACCCACTGTGTAGGCTATGCCTACAATCTAGCAGGCTTCCTGCTTGCAGCTGGGGAAAAG GGTAATCGCTTTGCAATGCCTCTTTCAAGAGTTGCTCTACAGTCTCCAGCTGGTGCAGCTCGTGGTCAG GCTGATGATATCCGTAATGAAGCCAATGAGCTTCTTAGAATCAGAGATTACCTTTTCACCGAGCTAGCTAAGAATACAGGCCAGCCTGTTGAGAAG GTCAACAAGGATTTAAGTAGGATGAAACGCTTCAATGCacaagaagctcttgaatatggGCTTATTGATCGTATAGTCAGACCACCTCGTATCAAGGCCGATGCACCTCGTAAGGATGCAGGAACAGGCCTTGGTTAG
- the LOC107946961 gene encoding RHOMBOID-like protein 3 isoform X3, with the protein MGQGSAWQSNVEAYHLHLAARCGSVLSSLFIQRSISVGASGALFGLLGAMLSELLTNWTIYTNKAAALITLTVIIVINLAVRILPHVDNFAHIGGFLTGFLLGFVLLLRPQFGWVGRKHLPASARVTSKHKAYQYLFLVIAMVLLIVGFTVGLVMLFRGENGHDHCSWCHYLSCVPTSKWHCGN; encoded by the exons ATGGGACAAGGTAGTGCATGGCAATCAAACGTGGAGGCTTATCACTTGCATCTGGCTGCACGCTG TGGTAGCGTACTATCGTCTCTTTTCATTCAACGTAGCATTTCTGTTGGTGCCTCTGGTGCTTTATTTGGCCTTCTTGGAGCAATGTTGTCAGAGCTGCTGACTAATTGGACTATCTATACAAATAAG GCTGCAGCTCTGATCACACTCACGGTCATCATTGTCATTAACTTAGCAGTGAGGATTCTTCCTCACGTCGACAACTTTGCGCATATTGGAGGTTTCTTAACCGGTTTTCTCCTCGGGTTCGTTTTGCTGCTTCGTCCCCAATTCGGGTGGGTGGGACGTAAACATCTTCCTGCCAGTGCTCGTGTAACATCTAAGCATAAAGCATACCAATACCTATTTTTGGTGATAGCTATGGTTTTACTCATTGTTGG TTTCACAGTGGGGTTGGTAATGCTGTTTAGAGGAGAGAATGGACATGACCATTGCAGCTGGTGCCATTACCTGAGCTGTGTTCCTACATCAAAATGGCACTGTGGGAACTAA
- the LOC107946961 gene encoding RHOMBOID-like protein 3 isoform X1 has protein sequence MLRLFFISFWLLLSLPFLLSNDGLEKLGALKWDKVVHGNQTWRLITCIWLHAGVIHLLANMLSLIFIGIRLEQQFGFSTLSVPFCSGSVLSSLFIQRSISVGASGALFGLLGAMLSELLTNWTIYTNKAAALITLTVIIVINLAVRILPHVDNFAHIGGFLTGFLLGFVLLLRPQFGWVGRKHLPASARVTSKHKAYQYLFLVIAMVLLIVGFTVGLVMLFRGENGHDHCSWCHYLSCVPTSKWHCGN, from the exons atgctccgtttatttttcatttctttttggcTGCTACTGTCGTTGCCATTTCTGCTTTCAAATGATGG ATTGGAAAAATTGGGAGCCTTAAAATGGGACAAGGTAGTGCATGGCAATCAAACGTGGAGGCTTATCACTTGCATCTGGCTGCACGCTGGTGTTATTCATCTTCTTGCAAACATGTTGAGCTTGATCTTCATTGGAATTCGCCTTGAACAACAATTTGGATTCAGTACGTTATCTGTTCCCTTTTGCAGTGGTAGCGTACTATCGTCTCTTTTCATTCAACGTAGCATTTCTGTTGGTGCCTCTGGTGCTTTATTTGGCCTTCTTGGAGCAATGTTGTCAGAGCTGCTGACTAATTGGACTATCTATACAAATAAG GCTGCAGCTCTGATCACACTCACGGTCATCATTGTCATTAACTTAGCAGTGAGGATTCTTCCTCACGTCGACAACTTTGCGCATATTGGAGGTTTCTTAACCGGTTTTCTCCTCGGGTTCGTTTTGCTGCTTCGTCCCCAATTCGGGTGGGTGGGACGTAAACATCTTCCTGCCAGTGCTCGTGTAACATCTAAGCATAAAGCATACCAATACCTATTTTTGGTGATAGCTATGGTTTTACTCATTGTTGG TTTCACAGTGGGGTTGGTAATGCTGTTTAGAGGAGAGAATGGACATGACCATTGCAGCTGGTGCCATTACCTGAGCTGTGTTCCTACATCAAAATGGCACTGTGGGAACTAA
- the LOC107946965 gene encoding protein cornichon homolog 4, which translates to MGDLFIWLISFFILIALLVLIVYQLMCLADLEFDYINPYDSSSRINKVVLPEFILQGILCVFYLLTGHWVMALLCGPYLYYNVRLYTQKKHLVDVTEIFNMLPREKKQRLFKLGYLVLLLFFSLFWMIWSTLEDMDD; encoded by the exons ATGGGAGATCTATTCATATGGCTTATTTCTTTCTTCATCCTCATTGCCCTTCTTGTTCTCATTGTTTATCAG CTCATGTGCTTGGCTGATTTAGAGTTTGATTACATCAATCCTTACGACTCTTCATCACGGATAAACAAAGTGGTCCTGCCGGAATTTATCCTCCAAGGAATTTTATGTGTATTCTATCTATTAACGGGACATTGGGTCATGGCGCTCTTATGTGGTCCATATTTATACTACAATGTGAGACT TTACACACAGAAAAAGCACCTGGTAGACGTTACAGAGATATTTAACATGCTTCCCAGGGAGAAGAAGCAGCGCCTTTTTAAGCTTGGCTATCTTGTCCTTCTCCTCTTTTTCTCCTTATTCTG GATGATCTGGTCTACATTAGAAGATATGGACGATTAA
- the LOC107946963 gene encoding uncharacterized protein At4g22758: MSEKSLRRWLPRCRRPRIPHPSPTPRLRTPPPHRRSLRRSSKYDRILKRCASEPCLWSSIGGDQPSRSSFVVGSEAERAPFFRPHTCTDVFASSPSLLGFCSPSPSPSPKQGFEFGRQGYNKDAKVVINVSVEGSPGPVRTMVKLGSSVEDTIKLVVDKYVEEGRTPKLDCNSGLELHHSYFSLQSLDKSQLMGDAGSRSFYLRKNSSGHSSNGASTSFVDPGRPNPPPAFLVPAFIARKLSKIVRRTRRLWHALVCLK, translated from the exons ATGTCCGAAAAGAGTCTCCGACGATGGCTTCCTAGATGCCGACGGCCACGAATTCCGCACCCATCGCCGACTCCAAGGCTACGGACGCCTCCCCCACATCGCCGATCGTTGAGAAGGTCGTCCAAGTACGACAGGATTCTCAAGCGATGTGCTTCTGAACCGTGTCTTTGGAGCAGTATCGGTGGAGATCAGCCAAGTAGGAGTAGTTTCGTCGTGGGATCTGAAGCTGAAAGGGCGCCTTTCTTTAGGCCTCATACTTGTACTGACGTCTTCGCTTCTTCCCCTTCTTTGCTGGGTTTTTgttctccttctccttctccttctccaAAGCAAGGTTTCGAG TTTGGGAGGCAAGGCTACAACAAAGACGCTAAGGTTGTAATCAATGTATCAGTTGAAGGAAGTCCAGGACCAGTCCGGACCATGGTCAAATTGGGGTCTAGCGTCGAAGACACCATAAAGCTTGTCGTAGACAAGTATGTTGAAGAAGGGAGAACCCCTAAACTTGATTGCAATTCAGGATTGGAATTGCATCATTCTTATTTTAGCCTTCAAA gtttggataaatCACAGTTAATGGGGGATGCTGGAAGCAGAAGCTTCTATCTTAGAAAGAATAGCAGTGGGCATAGTAGCAATGGTGCATCTACTTCTTTTGTTGATCCAGGAAGACCCAACCCTCCTCCTGCATTTTTGGTTCCGGCTTTCATTGCTCGAAAGCTCAGCAAAATCGTAAGGAGAACGCGTCGGCTCTGGCATGCCTTGGTTTGCTTGAAATGA
- the LOC107946964 gene encoding uncharacterized protein At4g22758 codes for MIPRAPGSRRLSSIRVLSTSERTQQTFPPEHHSDIVQRRGGLVAVPARLTTSSSSRFPVVNDGISQRLTKLLLNVNIESSLGPVHVIMPSDNTVNDLIKAAIEIYVKEKRRPLLEETDPKFFQLHYSQFCLESLRAGEELINLGSRNFFLCLKKRPSSSDTFLSGKAKLASETLFSLTKLGELLL; via the exons ATGATTCCTCGTGCTCCAGGTAGCCGGAGACTTAGCTCCATCAGGGTTCTTTCAACCTCCGAGAGAACACAACAAACATTCCCACCAGAACATCATTCCGACATCGTTCAACGGAGAGGAGGCCTTGTCGCAGTCCCGGCAAGGTTGACAACCTCCTCGTCTTCCAGGTTTCCGGTTGTCAACGACGGAATATCCCAAAGGCTGACGAAGTTGCTGCTGAATGTGAATATAGAGAGCAGCTTGGGGCCAGTCCATGTGATTATGCCATCAGATAATACAGTGAATGATTTAATCAAAGCTGCTATAGAAATTTACGTCAAGGAGAAGAGAAGGCCATTGTTAGAGGAAACTGATCCCAAGTTTTTTCAGCTTCACTATTCGCAGTTCTGCCtggaaa GTTTAAGAGCAGGGGAGGAGCTGATCAACTTGGGATCGAGGAATTTCTTTTTGTGTTTGAAGAAGCGGCCATCTTCGTCGGACACTTTCTTATCGGGAAAGGCAAAGTTGGCATCGGAGACTCTGTTTTCTCTGACAAAACTCGGGGAGTTGTTGCTCTAA
- the LOC107946957 gene encoding SNARE-interacting protein KEULE: MSYSDSDSSSASGDYKNFRQISRERLLHEMLRSAKVKDSKSTWKVLIMDKVTVKIMSYSCKMADITAEGVSLVEDIYRRRQPLPSMEAIYFIQPTKENVIMFLSDMSGRTPLYKKAFVYFSSPVPRELVAHIKKDSSVLPRIGALSEMNLEYFAIDSQGFITDNVKALEDLFGDEENTRKGDACLNVMATRIATVFASLREFPFVRYRAAKSLDPMTMTTFRDLIPTKLAAGIWNCLVKYKSIPNFPQKETCELLILDRSIDQVAPVIHEWTYDAMCHDLLNMEGNKYVHEVPSKIGGPPEKKEVLLEEHDPIWLELRHAHIADASERLHEKMTTFISKNKAAQLQHGSRDGGEISTRELQKMVQALPQYSEQIDKLSLHVEIAGKINRIIREQGLRELGQLEQDLAFGDAGMKDVIKFLSTNEVASRENKLRLLMILAAIYPEKFEGEKGLNLMKLARLPLEDMTAVNNMALLAPPSEAKKSSGSAFSLKFDMHKKKHATRKDRSGGQETWQLSRFYPIIEELVEKLGKGELSKDDYPCMNDPSPTSHGTSHTASVYEAPVAHSMRSRRTPTWARPRGSDDGYSSDSVLRHASSDFKKFGKRIFVFIVGGATRSELRVCHKLTGKLNREVILGSTSLDDPPQFITKMKLLTAHELSLDDLQI; this comes from the exons TCTACTTGGAAG GTGTTGATCATGGATAAAGTTACGGTTAAGATAATGTCTTACTCTTGCAAAATGGCTGACATCACAGCAGAAGGAGTTTCAC TGGTAGAAGACATATACAGGCGTAGGCAGCCATTGCCATCGATGGAGGCTATATACTTCATTCAACCAACCAAAGAGAA TGTTATTATGTTCTTATCAGACATGTCTGGAAGGACACCCTTATATAAGAA GGCATTTGTTTACTTCAGTTCACCTGTTCCAAGAGAATTGGTTGCACACATCAAGAAGGATTCAAGTGTCTTGCCTCGCATTGGTGCATTGAGTGAG ATGAACTTGGAGTACTTTGCAATAGATAGCCAG GGTTTCATCACTGATAATGTGAAGGCTCTAGAGGACCTTTTTGGTGATGAGGAAAATACTCGCAAGGGTGATGCATGTTTGAATGTGATGGCTACCCGCATTGCTACAGTTTTTGCTTCATTAAGG GAGTTTCCTTTTGTTCGATACCGGGCTGCCAAGTCTCTTGATCCAATGACCATGACTACTTTTCGTGATCTAATTCCCACCAAGCTTGCAGCTGGAATCTGGAATTGTCTTGTGAAATATAAATCAATTCCTAACTTCCCTCAGAAAGAAACATGCGAGTTGCTCATTCTTGATAGATCTATAGATCAG GTTGCTCCTGTCATACATGAGTGGACTTATGATGccatgtgccatgatttattgaaTATGGAGGGGAATAAATATGTGCATGAG GTTCCAAGCAAAATAGGAGGCCCTCCTGAGAAAAAGGAGGTTCTTTTGGAGGAGCATGATCCAATATGGCTTGAGCTTCGCCATGCACATATAGCAGAT GCTAGTGAAAGGTTGCATGAGAAGATGACCACTTTCATATCAAAGAATAAAGCTGCACAGCTTCAACATGGTTCAAG AGACGGCGGTGAAATTTCAACAAGGGAACTACAAAAAATGGTTCAAGCATTGCCCCAATACAGTGAACAAATTGACAAGCTCTCCCTTCATGTAGAG ATTGCTGGAAAAATAAACCGAATAATCAGGGAGCAAGGGCTTCGAGAACTTGGGCAACTGGAGCAAGATCTTGCTTTTGGTGATGCAGGAATGAAAGACGTAATTAAATTTCTCTCTACTAATGAG GTAGCATCTCGCGAAAATAAGTTGCGCTTATTGATGATTCTAGCTGCCATTTACCCTGAGAAGTTTGAGGGTGAAAAGGGTCTTAATTTAATGAAG TTAGCAAGACTACCACTTGAGGATATGACTGCTGTGAATAACATGGCATTGCTTGCACCTCCATCAGAGGCCAAAAAAAGTTCAGGAAGTGCTTTCTCTTTGAAATTTGATATGCATAAG AAGAAGCATGCAACTAGGAAAGACCGCAGTGGTGGGCAAGAAACATGGCAATTATCTCGCTTTTACCCTATAATAGAG GAGCTTGTTGAAAAGCTTGGCAAAGGAGAACTATCAAAGGATGATTATCCTTGCATGAATGATCCTAGTCCAACTTCCCATGGCACATCTCACACTGCATCTGTATATGAAGCTCCAGTTGCTCATTCCATGAGATCAAGGAGGACACCAACATGGGCTCGGCCTCGTGGCTCCGATGATGGGTATTCGAG TGATTCGGTACTAAGACATGCATCGAGTGATTTCAAGAAGTTCGGCAAACGCATTTTTGTGTTTATAGTTGGTGGAGCTACAAGATCTGAG CTAAGAGTCTGCCACAAGCTTACGGGAAAGTTGAATAGGGAAGTTATTTTAGGCTCAACCAGTCTTGATGATCCTCCACAGTTTATCACG AAAATGAAGCTGCTGACAGCACACGAACTGTCTTTGGATGATCTACAAATATAA
- the LOC107946961 gene encoding RHOMBOID-like protein 3 isoform X2 — MACLEIMDWIGKIGSLKMGQGSAWQSNVEAYHLHLAARCGSVLSSLFIQRSISVGASGALFGLLGAMLSELLTNWTIYTNKAAALITLTVIIVINLAVRILPHVDNFAHIGGFLTGFLLGFVLLLRPQFGWVGRKHLPASARVTSKHKAYQYLFLVIAMVLLIVGFTVGLVMLFRGENGHDHCSWCHYLSCVPTSKWHCGN, encoded by the exons ATGGCATGTCTGGAAATCATGGACTGG ATTGGAAAAATTGGGAGCCTTAAAATGGGACAAGGTAGTGCATGGCAATCAAACGTGGAGGCTTATCACTTGCATCTGGCTGCACGCTG TGGTAGCGTACTATCGTCTCTTTTCATTCAACGTAGCATTTCTGTTGGTGCCTCTGGTGCTTTATTTGGCCTTCTTGGAGCAATGTTGTCAGAGCTGCTGACTAATTGGACTATCTATACAAATAAG GCTGCAGCTCTGATCACACTCACGGTCATCATTGTCATTAACTTAGCAGTGAGGATTCTTCCTCACGTCGACAACTTTGCGCATATTGGAGGTTTCTTAACCGGTTTTCTCCTCGGGTTCGTTTTGCTGCTTCGTCCCCAATTCGGGTGGGTGGGACGTAAACATCTTCCTGCCAGTGCTCGTGTAACATCTAAGCATAAAGCATACCAATACCTATTTTTGGTGATAGCTATGGTTTTACTCATTGTTGG TTTCACAGTGGGGTTGGTAATGCTGTTTAGAGGAGAGAATGGACATGACCATTGCAGCTGGTGCCATTACCTGAGCTGTGTTCCTACATCAAAATGGCACTGTGGGAACTAA